Proteins encoded in a region of the Kryptolebias marmoratus isolate JLee-2015 linkage group LG14, ASM164957v2, whole genome shotgun sequence genome:
- the tjp2a gene encoding tight junction protein ZO-2a isoform X2 translates to MPVNGGGLLSLSRYPTRFLTNPVMEETVWEQYTVTLHRDPKMGFGIAVSGGRDNPNEETGETSIVVSDVLQGGPADGLLFEKDRVVQVNAIAMEGAQHSFAVQTLRKCGKVAKIIVKRPRKVPVNLMNRPPSPDDRVFNNDYNDDYNYDPDRRSVGARDYSPERERGGGYDRDYDRGRMADRDLNPNRNYKRDGSRGRTLDREPSPDRRYRSDNRLDRDYSPERRYQDHSPDRRYRSERALDRGHSPDRRYRSERTLDRDHSPGWGRDQDPRRFDEPARRSGSRDRLDRSPSPPPAPIPLPRPTRDLEPLEKPVNVLLLKHHPNEEYGLRLGSQLFIKEMTSTGLAGRDGNLQEGDIILKINGTVTENLSLSDAGKLIEKSRGRLQLVVQRDRRQVLIRIPPMVDSDSELDDISEIESYRSYSPQDDRRVQHSDLSSHSSTERIRDKPREDPPNRLAKMGAMPTPFRGADRNVEDTPPLQAEREEPRSETPPAPAAAPRVQVPPKVPPKVPLKPNMEDQEVYGPNTVMVRFVKGDSVGLRLAGGNDVGIFVAGVQEDSAAEQEGLRTGDQIMKVNAVDFRGMVREDAVLYLLEIPKGEEISILAQSKPEVYEDILASGRGDSFFIRTHFEYEKEAPQSLPFTRGEIFKVTDTLYDGKLGHWLAIRTDKDNQLLEKGIIPNKSRAEQVANVQNAARAASGNDRGDFWRLRGQRAAKKKDLRKNRDDTSVAPVTTRFPAYERVVLREAGFRRPVVIFGPISDAVNEKLANDLPEEFIIAKTEPKDAGSEKSSGVVRLNTIRQIIEQDLHALLDVTPKAVDTLNYTQWYPIVVFLNPDSKQGVKTMRSRLMPGSNRSARKLYEQAVRLKKTCSHLFTATIDLNSANDAWYGSVKDSIREQQERAVWVSEGKMDGSEEDLDLHDDRMSYLSAMSADYLSMDSRLTSDYDDTADEGGAYTDNELDEPLDEPQPVSAISRSSEPVLPDEKPLPAPPRMKRAGSREVLNRDPSPPPSFIPEPPKVRTQTRSDSTRSYESHSSSTISSDAAGAVRTGPPPVALKPAAARPNPLLPPPPPEDQGAAKDEEDPANKSFLGKIKAFEKMDHLARAQRLLELQEAENARLEIAQKHPDIYAVPVKLPKPNLNRPQPIGSNAEPQAMPRPPYSETRGHEDREVEYRRQLSDQARKGYYNPQKYNDTEL, encoded by the exons ATGCCCGTGAACGGAGGGGGCCTGCTGTCCCTGAGCAGATATCCGACCCGGTTCTTAACC AACCCGGTCATGGAGGAGACGGTGTGGGAGCAGTACACGGTGACCCTGCACAGA GATCCAAAAATGGGTTTTGGCATCGCGGTCTCTGGAGGGCGGGACAACCCGAACGAGGAGACGGGCGAGACGTCCATCGTGGTGTCCGACGTCCTGCAGGGAGGCCCCGCCGATGGACTCCTGTT TGAGAAGGATCGAGTCGTTCAGGTGAACGCCATCGCCATGGAGGGCGCCCAGCACTCCTTCGCCGTTCAGACCCTCAGGAAGTGCGGAAAAGTGGCGAAAATT ATTGTTAAAAGACCCCGGAAGGTTCCGGTCAACCTGATGAACCGCCCGCCGTCCCCCGATGACAGAGTCTTCAACAACGACTACAACGATGACTACAACTATGACCCGGACCGCCGCAGCGTCGGGGCGCGGGACTACAGCCCGGAGAGAGAGCGAGGCGGCGGTTACGACCGCGACTACGACCGCGGCAGGATGGCCGACAGGGACCTGAACCCCAACCGGAACTACAAAAGAGACGGCAGCAGAGGACGCACTCTGGACCGGGAGCCCAGCCCCGACCGCCGCTACCGCAGCGACAACCGACTCGACCGCGACTACAGCCCGGAGCGACGCTACCAAGACCACAGCCCGGACCGCCGCTACCGCAGCGAGCGAGCCCTGGATCGCGGCCACAGCCCGGACCGCCGCTACCGCAGCGAGCGCACGCTGGACCGCGACCACAGCCCCGG GTGGGGGCGGGATCAGGACCCGAGGAGGTTCGACGAGCCGGCGAGGCGGAGCGGGAGCAGGGACCGCCTGGACCGCTCGCCGTCGCCTCCTCCGGCGCCCATCCCTCTGCCGCGCCCCACCCGGGACCTGGAGCCGCTGGAGAAGCCTGTGAAcgtgctgctgctgaagcaccACCCCAACGAAG AGTACGGCCTTCGTCTGGGCAGCCAGCTCTTCATCAAAGAGATGACCAGCACCGGGCTCGCCGGGCGCGACGGCAACCTGCAGGAAGGCGACATCATCCTTAAG ATCAACGGCACGGTGACGGAGAACCTGTCCCTCAGCGACGCCGGGAAGCTGATCGAGAAGTCCCGCGGTAGGCTGCAGCTGGTGGTGCAGAGGGACCGGCGCCAGGTCCTGATCCGGATCCCGCCGATGGTCGACAGCGACTCGGAGCTCGATG ATATCTCTGAGATCGAGTCGTACCGCTCTTATTCCCCACAGGATGACAGACGGGTTCAGCACTCGGACCTGTCGTCCCACTCGTCCACCGAGAGGATCCGGGACAAACCCAG AGAGGACCCGCCCAACAGGTTGGCAAAAATGGGCGCCATGCCGACACCATTCAGAGGCGCGGACAGAAACGTTGAAGACACGCCCCCTTTGcaagcagagagggaggagcCTCGATCTGAAACGCCACCAG CGCCAGCCGCCGCCCCGAGGGTCCAGGTTCCTCCGAAGGTTCCACCAAAAGTTCCTCTGAAGCCAAACATGGAAGACCAGGAAGTATACGG GCCGAACACGGTGATGGTGCGTTTCGTGAAAGGCGACAGCGTGGGTCTGAGGCTGGCAGGAGGAAACGATGTCGGCATCTTTGTCGCCGGCGTCCAGGAGGACAGCGCTGCCGAGCAGGAGGGTCTCCGCACGGGAGACCAGATCATGAAG GTGAACGCCGTGGACTTCAGGGGGATGGTGCGTGAAGATGCCGTCCTCTACCTCCTGGAGATCCCTAAAGGAGAGGAAATCAGCATTCTCGCTCAGAGCAAACCTGAAG TGTACGAAGACATTCTGGCTTCTGGCAGAGGCGACTCGTTCTTCATCAGAACCCACTTCGAGTACGAGAAGGAGGCGCCGCAGAGCCTGCCTTTCACCCGCGGCGAGATCTTCAAAGTCACCGACACGCTTTACGACGGCAAGCTGGGCCACTGGCTGGCGATCCGAACCGACAAGGACAACCAGCTGCTGGAGAAAGGGATCATCCCCAACAAGAGCAG GGCGGAGCAGGTGGCAAATGTCCAGAACGCCGCCCGCGCTGCCTCGGGCAACGACAGAGGCGACTTCTGGAGGCTGAGAGGTCAGAGGGCGGCGAAGAAGAAGGACCTCCGTAAGAACCGAGACGACACGAGCGTGGCGCCGGTCACCACGCGGTTCCCGGCCTACGAGAGGGTGGTGCTGCGTGAAG CCGGTTTCAGGAGACCCGTGGTGATATTTGGGCCCATTTCCGACGCGGTgaatgaaaaacttgccaacGACCTCCCGGAGGAGTTCATCATTGCCA AAACGGAGCCGAAGGACGCAGGAAGTGAGAAATCCTCTGGAGTCGTGAGACTGAACACCATCCGACAGATCATCGAACAG GACCTCCACGCTCTGCTGGACGTCACTCCGAAAGCCGTGGACACGCTGAACTACACGCAGTGGTATCCCATCGTGGTGTTCCTGAACCCGGACAGCAAGCAGGGCGTGAAGACCATGAGGAGCCGCCTGATGCCCGGCTCCAACCGCAGCGCCAGGAAGCTGTACGAGCAGGCGGTGCGGCTGAAGAAGACCTGCTCACACCTGTTCACAG CGACCATCGATCTGAACTCGGCGAACGACGCGTGGTACGGCAGCGTGAAGGACTCCATCCGGGAGCAGCAGGAACGGGCGGTGTGGGTCTCCGAGGGCAAG ATGGACGGCTCGGAGGAGGACCTGGACCTCCACGACGACCGCATGTCCTACCTGTCGGCCATGAGCGCCGACTACCTCAGCATGGACAGCCGCCTGACCAGCGACTACGACGACACGGCGGACGAGGGCGGGGCTTACACGGACAACGAGCTGGACGAGCCGCTGGACGAGCCGCAGCCCGTGTCGGCCATCAGCCGGTCGTCGGAGCCCGTGCTGCCGGACGAG AAGCCCCTCCCTGCGCCGCCGCGTATGAAGAGAGCAGGAAGCAGAGAGGTGCTGAACAGAGACCCCAGCCCGCCCCCCTCCTTTATCCCTGAACCCCCGAAG GTGCGGACCCAGACCCGGTCCGACTCGACGCGGAGCTACGAGTCTCACTCCAGCAGCACCATCAGCAGCGACGCAGCCGGCGCCGTCCGGACGGGCCCCCCGCCCGTGGCCCTGAAGCCCGCCGCCGCCCGCCCGAACCcactgctgccgccgccgccgccggagGACCAGGGCGCCGCGAAGGACGAGGAGGACCCCGCCAACAAGTCCTTCCTGGGAAAG ATCAAAGCGTTCGAGAAGATGGACCACCTGGCCCGAGCTCAGAGGCtcctggagctgcaggaggcgGAGAACGCTCGA ctggaAATCGCCCAGAAGCATCCGGACATCTATGCCGTCCCGGTGAAACTGCCGAAGCCCAACCTGAACCGCCCGCAGCCCATCGG GTCCAACGCCGAGCCGCAGGCGATGCCCAGGCCGCCGTACTCGGAGACCAGAGGACACGAGGACAGGGAGGTGGAGTACCGGCGCCAGCTCTCCGACCAGGCCAGGAAGGGCTACTACAACCCGCAGAAATACAACGACACCGAGCTGTAA
- the tjp2a gene encoding tight junction protein ZO-2a isoform X1, with amino-acid sequence MPVNGGGLLSLSRYPTRFLTNPVMEETVWEQYTVTLHRDPKMGFGIAVSGGRDNPNEETGETSIVVSDVLQGGPADGLLFEKDRVVQVNAIAMEGAQHSFAVQTLRKCGKVAKIIVKRPRKVPVNLMNRPPSPDDRVFNNDYNDDYNYDPDRRSVGARDYSPERERGGGYDRDYDRGRMADRDLNPNRNYKRDGSRGRTLDREPSPDRRYRSDNRLDRDYSPERRYQDHSPDRRYRSERALDRGHSPDRRYRSERTLDRDHSPGWGRDQDPRRFDEPARRSGSRDRLDRSPSPPPAPIPLPRPTRDLEPLEKPVNVLLLKHHPNEEYGLRLGSQLFIKEMTSTGLAGRDGNLQEGDIILKINGTVTENLSLSDAGKLIEKSRGRLQLVVQRDRRQVLIRIPPMVDSDSELDDISEIESYRSYSPQDDRRVQHSDLSSHSSTERIRDKPREDPPNRLAKMGAMPTPFRGADRNVEDTPPLQAEREEPRSETPPAPAAAPRVQVPPKVPPKVPLKPNMEDQEVYGPNTVMVRFVKGDSVGLRLAGGNDVGIFVAGVQEDSAAEQEGLRTGDQIMKVNAVDFRGMVREDAVLYLLEIPKGEEISILAQSKPEVYEDILASGRGDSFFIRTHFEYEKEAPQSLPFTRGEIFKVTDTLYDGKLGHWLAIRTDKDNQLLEKGIIPNKSRAEQVANVQNAARAASGNDRGDFWRLRGQRAAKKKDLRKNRDDTSVAPVTTRFPAYERVVLREAGFRRPVVIFGPISDAVNEKLANDLPEEFIIAKTEPKDAGSEKSSGVVRLNTIRQIIEQDLHALLDVTPKAVDTLNYTQWYPIVVFLNPDSKQGVKTMRSRLMPGSNRSARKLYEQAVRLKKTCSHLFTATIDLNSANDAWYGSVKDSIREQQERAVWVSEGKMDGSEEDLDLHDDRMSYLSAMSADYLSMDSRLTSDYDDTADEGGAYTDNELDEPLDEPQPVSAISRSSEPVLPDEKPLPAPPRMKRAGSREVLNRDPSPPPSFIPEPPKVRTQTRSDSTRSYESHSSSTISSDAAGAVRTGPPPVALKPAAARPNPLLPPPPPEDQGAAKDEEDPANKSFLGKIKAFEKMDHLARAQRLLELQEAENARLEIAQKHPDIYAVPVKLPKPNLNRPQPIGSNAEPQAMPRPPYSETRGHEDREVEYRRQLSDQARKGYYNPQKYNDTEL; translated from the exons ATGCCCGTGAACGGAGGGGGCCTGCTGTCCCTGAGCAGATATCCGACCCGGTTCTTAACC AACCCGGTCATGGAGGAGACGGTGTGGGAGCAGTACACGGTGACCCTGCACAGA GATCCAAAAATGGGTTTTGGCATCGCGGTCTCTGGAGGGCGGGACAACCCGAACGAGGAGACGGGCGAGACGTCCATCGTGGTGTCCGACGTCCTGCAGGGAGGCCCCGCCGATGGACTCCTGTT TGAGAAGGATCGAGTCGTTCAGGTGAACGCCATCGCCATGGAGGGCGCCCAGCACTCCTTCGCCGTTCAGACCCTCAGGAAGTGCGGAAAAGTGGCGAAAATT ATTGTTAAAAGACCCCGGAAGGTTCCGGTCAACCTGATGAACCGCCCGCCGTCCCCCGATGACAGAGTCTTCAACAACGACTACAACGATGACTACAACTATGACCCGGACCGCCGCAGCGTCGGGGCGCGGGACTACAGCCCGGAGAGAGAGCGAGGCGGCGGTTACGACCGCGACTACGACCGCGGCAGGATGGCCGACAGGGACCTGAACCCCAACCGGAACTACAAAAGAGACGGCAGCAGAGGACGCACTCTGGACCGGGAGCCCAGCCCCGACCGCCGCTACCGCAGCGACAACCGACTCGACCGCGACTACAGCCCGGAGCGACGCTACCAAGACCACAGCCCGGACCGCCGCTACCGCAGCGAGCGAGCCCTGGATCGCGGCCACAGCCCGGACCGCCGCTACCGCAGCGAGCGCACGCTGGACCGCGACCACAGCCCCGGGTGGGGGCGGGATCAGGACCCGAGGAGGTTCGACGAGCCGGCGAG GCGGAGCGGGAGCAGGGACCGCCTGGACCGCTCGCCGTCGCCTCCTCCGGCGCCCATCCCTCTGCCGCGCCCCACCCGGGACCTGGAGCCGCTGGAGAAGCCTGTGAAcgtgctgctgctgaagcaccACCCCAACGAAG AGTACGGCCTTCGTCTGGGCAGCCAGCTCTTCATCAAAGAGATGACCAGCACCGGGCTCGCCGGGCGCGACGGCAACCTGCAGGAAGGCGACATCATCCTTAAG ATCAACGGCACGGTGACGGAGAACCTGTCCCTCAGCGACGCCGGGAAGCTGATCGAGAAGTCCCGCGGTAGGCTGCAGCTGGTGGTGCAGAGGGACCGGCGCCAGGTCCTGATCCGGATCCCGCCGATGGTCGACAGCGACTCGGAGCTCGATG ATATCTCTGAGATCGAGTCGTACCGCTCTTATTCCCCACAGGATGACAGACGGGTTCAGCACTCGGACCTGTCGTCCCACTCGTCCACCGAGAGGATCCGGGACAAACCCAG AGAGGACCCGCCCAACAGGTTGGCAAAAATGGGCGCCATGCCGACACCATTCAGAGGCGCGGACAGAAACGTTGAAGACACGCCCCCTTTGcaagcagagagggaggagcCTCGATCTGAAACGCCACCAG CGCCAGCCGCCGCCCCGAGGGTCCAGGTTCCTCCGAAGGTTCCACCAAAAGTTCCTCTGAAGCCAAACATGGAAGACCAGGAAGTATACGG GCCGAACACGGTGATGGTGCGTTTCGTGAAAGGCGACAGCGTGGGTCTGAGGCTGGCAGGAGGAAACGATGTCGGCATCTTTGTCGCCGGCGTCCAGGAGGACAGCGCTGCCGAGCAGGAGGGTCTCCGCACGGGAGACCAGATCATGAAG GTGAACGCCGTGGACTTCAGGGGGATGGTGCGTGAAGATGCCGTCCTCTACCTCCTGGAGATCCCTAAAGGAGAGGAAATCAGCATTCTCGCTCAGAGCAAACCTGAAG TGTACGAAGACATTCTGGCTTCTGGCAGAGGCGACTCGTTCTTCATCAGAACCCACTTCGAGTACGAGAAGGAGGCGCCGCAGAGCCTGCCTTTCACCCGCGGCGAGATCTTCAAAGTCACCGACACGCTTTACGACGGCAAGCTGGGCCACTGGCTGGCGATCCGAACCGACAAGGACAACCAGCTGCTGGAGAAAGGGATCATCCCCAACAAGAGCAG GGCGGAGCAGGTGGCAAATGTCCAGAACGCCGCCCGCGCTGCCTCGGGCAACGACAGAGGCGACTTCTGGAGGCTGAGAGGTCAGAGGGCGGCGAAGAAGAAGGACCTCCGTAAGAACCGAGACGACACGAGCGTGGCGCCGGTCACCACGCGGTTCCCGGCCTACGAGAGGGTGGTGCTGCGTGAAG CCGGTTTCAGGAGACCCGTGGTGATATTTGGGCCCATTTCCGACGCGGTgaatgaaaaacttgccaacGACCTCCCGGAGGAGTTCATCATTGCCA AAACGGAGCCGAAGGACGCAGGAAGTGAGAAATCCTCTGGAGTCGTGAGACTGAACACCATCCGACAGATCATCGAACAG GACCTCCACGCTCTGCTGGACGTCACTCCGAAAGCCGTGGACACGCTGAACTACACGCAGTGGTATCCCATCGTGGTGTTCCTGAACCCGGACAGCAAGCAGGGCGTGAAGACCATGAGGAGCCGCCTGATGCCCGGCTCCAACCGCAGCGCCAGGAAGCTGTACGAGCAGGCGGTGCGGCTGAAGAAGACCTGCTCACACCTGTTCACAG CGACCATCGATCTGAACTCGGCGAACGACGCGTGGTACGGCAGCGTGAAGGACTCCATCCGGGAGCAGCAGGAACGGGCGGTGTGGGTCTCCGAGGGCAAG ATGGACGGCTCGGAGGAGGACCTGGACCTCCACGACGACCGCATGTCCTACCTGTCGGCCATGAGCGCCGACTACCTCAGCATGGACAGCCGCCTGACCAGCGACTACGACGACACGGCGGACGAGGGCGGGGCTTACACGGACAACGAGCTGGACGAGCCGCTGGACGAGCCGCAGCCCGTGTCGGCCATCAGCCGGTCGTCGGAGCCCGTGCTGCCGGACGAG AAGCCCCTCCCTGCGCCGCCGCGTATGAAGAGAGCAGGAAGCAGAGAGGTGCTGAACAGAGACCCCAGCCCGCCCCCCTCCTTTATCCCTGAACCCCCGAAG GTGCGGACCCAGACCCGGTCCGACTCGACGCGGAGCTACGAGTCTCACTCCAGCAGCACCATCAGCAGCGACGCAGCCGGCGCCGTCCGGACGGGCCCCCCGCCCGTGGCCCTGAAGCCCGCCGCCGCCCGCCCGAACCcactgctgccgccgccgccgccggagGACCAGGGCGCCGCGAAGGACGAGGAGGACCCCGCCAACAAGTCCTTCCTGGGAAAG ATCAAAGCGTTCGAGAAGATGGACCACCTGGCCCGAGCTCAGAGGCtcctggagctgcaggaggcgGAGAACGCTCGA ctggaAATCGCCCAGAAGCATCCGGACATCTATGCCGTCCCGGTGAAACTGCCGAAGCCCAACCTGAACCGCCCGCAGCCCATCGG GTCCAACGCCGAGCCGCAGGCGATGCCCAGGCCGCCGTACTCGGAGACCAGAGGACACGAGGACAGGGAGGTGGAGTACCGGCGCCAGCTCTCCGACCAGGCCAGGAAGGGCTACTACAACCCGCAGAAATACAACGACACCGAGCTGTAA